A segment of the bacterium genome:
GCGGCGGGTTTCAGTCCACGGGTGAGGGTCGTGTTGGCTCTGTGCGGACCGTTGTTGCGCCGCATTGGCACAGTCGGCGGAGGCGAGTTCTACCTTCAGGCCATCGCGGTCGACGAGGAGCTCCGTGGCGAGGGTGTGGGAACCGCGCTGATGGATTGGATCGAGGACCGGGCTGCCGCCAGCGGATCGGTCCGGCTCACTCTAGATGTTTCCGCTGGGAACGAGAGGGCCCGGCGAATCTACGATCGTCGCGGGATGGTCGTCATTTCGCGGTGGCCCAAACGCCTAGCCTTACCGGGACTGCGGTTCGTGCGGATGACAAAACCTCTGTGAGCCCGCGAGGCACCAAGGATGAGCTATCTACGTACAGGAGCAACTGCCCACTCGTCGCCGCCCCAACAGTGTTCCAGTCATTCGAGCTAGCCATGCAAGGAGGATCCGAGCCGCTGGGTGAGACCCGGAACGCCGGGGCCGGGCCGCGACCCTGGGTCGTGCTGGTCGGTCTGCTGCTCCTGTCGCTGGCCTACAACTCGTACTACCTGACCGGCGGCTTCCACGCCGACGACCTGCTGCTGATCAACCTGCTGCGCGAGGACCCGCTGCGCTTCTCGCGCTGGTGCGGCCTGTGGTCGACATTCGACATTCCCGGCTTCATGTCGATGTGGTGGGCCGACCCGGATATCGCCGGGGCCTTTTGCCGGCCGCTGACCAGTCTGGTGTTCGAGGGGTCGATCCGGGTTTTCGGCGAGACGGCGTTGCCGCTGCACCTGCTGTCGATCGTGCTGCAGGGGTTGGTGGCCGGCGGCCTCTACCTGTTCGTCCGCCGGCTGACCGGCCGCAGCCTGCTGGCGATCCTGGTCGGGGTGATCTACCTCTCCTGCGAGGACCACAGCCTCACGGTCGGCTGGATCGCAACGGTCGCCGACATCCTGTGCCTGGCGTTCGTCCTGCTGGCGCTCAACGCGCACGTCGCCTGGTTGCAGCGGCGACGGCCGGCGGCGCTGGTGGTCACGCTCATGGCTCTCCTGCTGTCGCTCGGGTTCAAGGAGTCGGCGGTCGTAGCGCCGGTGCTGGTGGTGCTGGCTACGCTCGCCTTCCCGCGGGGCACGGACGACACGCTGCCGTCGCTGCGCCCGTCGGTGCTGTGGGCCCGCGCCGTGGCCGCGCTCAAGGACCCGCTCTCCTGGGCGCCGGCGGTCATGGTCTTCGTCGTCTATCTGACGCTGTACAAGACGCTGAGCCTGGGCGAGATGAACAACCTCGCTTACATCGATCCCCTCTCGCGGCCGGGCGCCTATCTGGGCCACCTCGTCGTCCACCTGCCGGTCATGTGGCTGGCCACGGTGACGCCGGTCTTCCCGTCGCTGGTGATGTTCATGCCGGAGGCACTGGCGCCGCTGGCGCTCGGGGGCCTGATCGTGTTCCCAGTCTGGCTGCTCCTGCTCTGGCCGCTTCGCCACCGGGCTCTGGCGCTGTGGGGAATGGCCGCCTACCTGCTGGCGCTCCTGCCGCAGCTCGGCGCCGACGCCAGCGAGCGGCTGCTCTACGTGCCGTACGTCGGGGCGGCGGTCCTGCTGGGCTGCATGATCGTGCAGATCGGGCCGCTGGCTCGCCGCGCGCTGCCCGGACCGTGGCCGGGCAAGCTGGCCCGCGCCGGCGGCTGGCTCGCGCTCGTGGCCGTGGTCGTGCCGGGCGCCGCCCTGTCGGCCTACTACCCGTACGTCATGCTGCCCAGCCTGGTGGCGCCGGAGCGCCAGGCGCTGACGGCGCTGCCACACATCGGGGAGCGGCGGCCCGATCATGTCCTGGTCCTGAACACGGCCGGCGCGTTCATGACGCTCTACGCGAGCGGCGTGCTGGAGTACCACCAGGGCGAACACATCGACCTGCGGCTGCTCTCCTCGTGCAACGGAGTGCTCAGTGTCGAACGGCTGCCCGGGGACGCGTTCGTCGTTCACAGCGATCGCGCCGGCTGGCTGTCGAACATGTTCGCGCGGATCTTTCGCACCCGGCCGCTGGCGGCGGGGCGGGTCTACGACACCGACCTGTTCCAGGCGACGCTCGTGGAGCTGACGCCGGACGGCAGCGACGTGCTGGCGGTGCGGTTCGATCTGAAGCGACCGCTCGATGACCCGTCGCTGCTCTTCCTCTACTGGAACGGCCGCGAGTTCGAGCCGCTGGACCTGGCGTCGCTGGCGCCGGGCGCATCGCTCGAGCTGGCGGACACCTCGGACATCTGGGCGGGCATGCTGTAGTCACTGGGGCGGGCCGGCCGCTCTCAGCTAGCAAAAGCAGGTCCCGTCTTCCTCCCGTCAAGACGGCCAGTCCCGGTTGAACTACGGCTGAACAGGAGAGATCGTGATGCTAGAGCTCTTTAAGCCCCCAAGAACCTCCGTTGCCTCCGATAGACCCCTTTTGGTGCCATGTGGCCTGGAGGGTTTCGACTACCAGATCGATCCGTACATCGGATGCGGGCACTACTGCCGCTACTGCTACGTCCTGAATCAAGCCGAGACGGACTGGACCGAAGAGATCCTCGTCTATGCGGACATCGACGGCCAGCTGGATCGGGAGCTCGACGGGCTGCCCACTCAGACGATCTACATGGGCTACCACACCGATCCCTACCAACCCTGTGAGGCTGAACTGCACCAGACGAGGAACGTGCTACGGCTGCTTCACGGAAAGGGCTTTTCCGCAAGTATCCTCACGAAGTCCAATCTGGTCCTACGGGACATCGATCTCCTTCGAGAGATGGAAAGCCCCCAGGTCAGTGTCTCGGTGGCATTCGACGACGATCAGATCAGGGAGCTGTTCGAAGTCAATACTCTGGAGACCCACCAGAGGATCGAGGCTCTGCGCGAAATCAGGAACGCAGGAATAGCCACCGGGGCGCTGATCTGTCCGGTGATCCCCTACATCACGAACGTAAGAGAGCTGCTTGACGCTCTACTGGAGTGTGCGGATGTGATCTGGGTTTACGGTCTCAGCGTTCAGAACCGATCCGAGCTCAGTTGGCGAAACGTCCAAACCATTCTGGAGACACACTTCCCGGATCAGAAAGAGCTTGTCGAAGAGGTAGTTCTCGATTCGGATCATCCATACTGGTCAGGAGTCCGGGCGGAGCTGGAAGAGGTGCGGAGCGCAAGCGCAACGGACCTGAGGATTCACGTCTGAGTCACTGGGTGGCCCGCGTTCGAGTTGAACCGGCTTCCCCACGGAAGACCCTCAAGGCTCATATCAACCAAGGAGATCTAGGATGAAACGAACCTCCATCAATCCGACCGACTGGGGCTTGGCTATTCTCATGGACCAGGGCGAGGTCGTCGAAGCGACGACCCGATCGCTGCGCTGTTCAGGGCAGGTTTCACTCCACGACGACCCCGAGGCCGAGATGGGCTTTGCGGTGACGCATCCCGGCGACATGCGGGCGCAGATCGAGGACGCGCTCGGTCATCTCGACACTCTTCTGGACGGCGCCGGAATGACGCGGTCGAATATCGTCGGCTTGCGCTTCTTCACCACCGACGTGGAGACGTACCTGGCCAACTACGACGTCTACGCTGAGTGGATCGCACCAGCTGGGATCCGGCCACCGCAGACGATTCTCGGCGTCGGTCAGCTGGCTGTACTGGGGCTTCTGATCGAGATCGAGATGGAAGCTGCCGCCTGAGGAGGCGAGGCAGGCGACCAGATGACCACAGCCCTGATCGTGGGAGGCTATGGCGCGGTGGGCAGCGCGCTGTGTCGCCTTCTGTCCGAGGAAAGCAACATCGACCTCGTGGTTGGTGGGCGCAATGGGGATCGGGCGGATGAACTCGCCGCGGAGCTCGGCGCGACCTCGCGGGTGTTAGACGTGCGCGATCCGACAGCGGTCGCATCGGCGCTCGACGGCGTGGAGATCGTGGTCAACTGCTTCGTGGACACTGCGGAGCCGGGCATGACTCTGCCCAGGGCTGCGGTCGAGCGCGGCATCGTCTACATGGACATGGCTGCGGTCCCGGTGGCGCATATCGAGCAGATCCTGGCGCTCGACAAGCCGGCCAGAGCCCATGGCGCGATACTGGTCACTACGCTCGGCGTGAACCCGGGCATCCCCGGGGTGCTTGCTTTGGAGGCGCAGAATCACTTCGACCGGGTCGAGTCGGTGGATGTCTACTTCACCATGGGATCGAAGCTCGGGGGACTGTCGCCGCTGTCGCTCCGCGGCGTGGGTGCCATGATGAAGACCAAGCCGCTGCAATGGCGCGAGGGCGAATGGCGAATACCCTCGCCGAGCGGCGCGAAGCGGCATGTCGGGCCGCCCTTCGACAAGACCGTCTACTTCGGGGCTGCCATGATCACTCCCGACCTGATGGACCTGCCGCGCGCCATCGGCGCGAAGCGGTTCGCCTTCTGGTCGGGCCTGGAGAAGACCTTCCAAGGCCTTCTGTTCTTGCTCGGCATCAAGCTCGGCCGCACCAAGACCCAGAAGCGCGCCGAGAGATTCCTACGCCGACTTCGACGCGCCGGTCGGGGCCCCGACACGACGAACGACATCAGCCTCGAGCTGGTCGTGGTTGGCGAGAAGAGCGGCGAGCGACGTCAGTGGACTGTTTCGATGCACTGCAGCGAGGAGTACGCCACCGCGATCGCGCCTGTGATCCTCTGCCGCCAGGTGGCGCGCGGCCTGGTCTCCAAGAAGGGCGCCTTCTTCTGTCATCAGGCGGTGGCCATCGACGACTTTGTGGCGCAGCTCCGCGCGGCGGACTTGAACTACCGGGCAGAGTAGCGGCCGGTCCTGGTTCCCGATGACGACGGCGTATGCGGCGGCGCCACCACCGTGGGGGAAGCGCGCAGCACTCTGCGGTCTCATCCACGTCAAGAGTTAGAAGGCCTTGTCGGATGACGACATCAGCGCTCTCGGCATCAGCTCATCTGCGGTTGGTGAAGACTACCCCTTGCGGGGGAGGTGGGTCGGCGATCTCCGTAGGACAAGGCCGGCGGGCCTCTCGAAGAGCCGGGCCGCCGGATAGATGTGGAGGACGTCGCTCAAGTGCCGGAGGAACTTCCTCTTGAAGTCCCGCAGCCGCCGATAGTCAGCACCGAACTGAGTCTGTAGCGCCTCCCACGGGATGAGGCAGGGCTTCCGGAGGTAGCTCATCCGGTAGGTGAGCCACGCGTAGATGTCGAGGGCTAGGGGCGAGCCGCGGAGGGTCCTGAGAGCGCGAAGGTCGATCGGCACAGCGTGGGCGACGAGCTCGTCGCAGAACTCGGTGCTCAGGACGACGGCCGAGTTCCAGAGCGGTCGTTGCTCGGGATTCTGCGGCGACCACCAGAGCTGGTGCTTGTGCGCGATCGTGTAGCCGACGCCGGCGGCGTGACCTTCAGCGCCGTCGGAGTAGCTGCATCGGATGGTAGTGGAGAAGAGGCGGTGTAGTTGATCGCGCAAGCGCGATGTCGTGCCGCGCTTCCCAGTGATCGGCGTCAGCCCCAGCTTGTACATGAAGCTCGAGAAGGTCGGGCCGAGCTCGATCTCGCGACTGCGGGTGCGAACGGCCTCGGTCGAAAGCCAGGCAAGTGCGAGCCGCGGGTAGGAGCCGTAGGGGAGTCCGACCGACGGCGGCGCGTTCATGTAGAGGGTGAAGCGGCCGTTGATCCGCTCGAACTCGTGGGTCTCCGGCCGGCTATGAGGAAGCGTGGCCTGAACGAGGATCCGAGCCATGAAGCCGAGAGCGCCGGCCGCCCTGGCCTCCTCGGCTTCGATCTCGAGCGCTTCCTGGGCGAGCTTATAGGACTTGGTGCGGGGTTTGAGATGGGTGTTCCAAACGGTTCGCTCTAGGACCTCCCCGAGGCGATGCGGACAGCTGTCAGCACGCGTCAGGGCCAGACCCCTTACGCGGCTAAGCTTATGTCCCTCAGTGAGTTAAAGGATTCTAGTTGGGCGAAAACGGTGTTCCAGATCTCTCTCGTTGGGGACGCCAAACGGGGGCTCGCGCAGAGTCAGAGCAGTTTTTCCACAGGCGTAGCTATCTGCTACTGGTTCTTCGGTACAGGGAAGTACAGGGAGGACCTACAGGAGCGTCGAGAAGCTCAATGGAATTAGTCGTTTGCGTGCTGAAGGCGCCACCACTTATTCGCCGAGGCGCCACCCTTTATTCGCAGCTTCGCCACTGCTTATTCGTGACTAAGGGCTGGAAGCGCCACTGTTTATTCGCGGAAAAGTGTGCTTCTCCACAACCCGAGAACCAGGCTGACGTCGCTCATGCGAATGGGTCGTGAGAAGTTGCGCTCAACGGCGAACGTGGGAAGGAGCGGGGCGCATAAGAAGCCCGTCTTCCCGAGATTCGATCCTTGCGTCGGGGTAGAGAGCGAGAACCTTGGAAGCGTGCCGAAGGAACGCGGCTCGAAAAGCTCGCGTTCTCGAATAGCGCGCTCCGAACTGAAGTTGAAGTGAATCCCAGGGCACCAAGGTTTTCCTGCGCAGGTAACTATTTCGGTGCGTCAGCCAGCAGTAGATATCAAGCGCCATCGGAGAGCGAAGGACTCGGATCGCGCGTAGATCGATAGGGACCGGATGGCCGACAATGGAGTCGTAGAACGTTCGATTGAGTTCAACGGTGGAACGCCAGGTAGCTACCTGGCCAAGGTCGCGGACGTTCCACCAGAGCTTGACATCCTCCGCGATTCGGAATCCACGATCACGCCAGTGGCCCTCGGCGGAGTCATCGTAGGTGTAGGCGATTGTCGACGCGAACAGGCGCCTCATCTGGTCGCGCAAGCGATGGATGGTTCCCCAGTTCCCACCCGACGGTATGAGGCCGAGCTGATACATGAAGCTGCTGAGTGTGGGCCCTAGCTCCAAGAGAGGGCTTCTGGTTTTCACGGCTTCGCTGCAAACCCAGATGAGAAGCAGCCGAGGATAGCGTCCGTAGGGCAGGCCGACATCCGGATGGGCATAGATCGACAAACGGAGTCTTCCGTTCCGTCTGTCGAAAGACATCCGCTCGAGCCTGCGGTGGGGAAGAGTCGCCTGAACCAGCATGCGAGCCATGAAGCCCAGAGCGCCGGCTTCACGGGCTTCTTTGGCCTCGATGGCAAGAGCTTGCGCGGCAAGGCGTCGCGCGCTTCTGCTTGAGTGGGTCGAGCTGCTAGCGGTGCTTCTTATTTCCGTAGTATTTCCGGGTGAGTTGATGCGTGCCCGAGGCCGCCCCCATACCTCTGAAAGCCTCTCCATGACGACCCCGCGCTACACTCTCGCTACACTACTGGCGGCCAACTGCAGGCAATCAGGGACAGAGTGGCGCAGTTGCCTTCTGCGCAAGCCCTTGAAAACGCTGGCCTTGTCTGTCCTGTCTTGTCCCAGCGGGGACTCCCGAACCCGGCTTTTAATCTGATGGTCGGGGGTTCGATTCCCTCACGGCCCACCATATTAAGTCCTTTAATTTCAGACCATT
Coding sequences within it:
- a CDS encoding GNAT family N-acetyltransferase, which translates into the protein AAGFSPRVRVVLALCGPLLRRIGTVGGGEFYLQAIAVDEELRGEGVGTALMDWIEDRAAASGSVRLTLDVSAGNERARRIYDRRGMVVISRWPKRLALPGLRFVRMTKPL
- a CDS encoding glycosyltransferase family 39 protein, producing the protein MQGGSEPLGETRNAGAGPRPWVVLVGLLLLSLAYNSYYLTGGFHADDLLLINLLREDPLRFSRWCGLWSTFDIPGFMSMWWADPDIAGAFCRPLTSLVFEGSIRVFGETALPLHLLSIVLQGLVAGGLYLFVRRLTGRSLLAILVGVIYLSCEDHSLTVGWIATVADILCLAFVLLALNAHVAWLQRRRPAALVVTLMALLLSLGFKESAVVAPVLVVLATLAFPRGTDDTLPSLRPSVLWARAVAALKDPLSWAPAVMVFVVYLTLYKTLSLGEMNNLAYIDPLSRPGAYLGHLVVHLPVMWLATVTPVFPSLVMFMPEALAPLALGGLIVFPVWLLLLWPLRHRALALWGMAAYLLALLPQLGADASERLLYVPYVGAAVLLGCMIVQIGPLARRALPGPWPGKLARAGGWLALVAVVVPGAALSAYYPYVMLPSLVAPERQALTALPHIGERRPDHVLVLNTAGAFMTLYASGVLEYHQGEHIDLRLLSSCNGVLSVERLPGDAFVVHSDRAGWLSNMFARIFRTRPLAAGRVYDTDLFQATLVELTPDGSDVLAVRFDLKRPLDDPSLLFLYWNGREFEPLDLASLAPGASLELADTSDIWAGML
- a CDS encoding radical SAM protein, with translation MLELFKPPRTSVASDRPLLVPCGLEGFDYQIDPYIGCGHYCRYCYVLNQAETDWTEEILVYADIDGQLDRELDGLPTQTIYMGYHTDPYQPCEAELHQTRNVLRLLHGKGFSASILTKSNLVLRDIDLLREMESPQVSVSVAFDDDQIRELFEVNTLETHQRIEALREIRNAGIATGALICPVIPYITNVRELLDALLECADVIWVYGLSVQNRSELSWRNVQTILETHFPDQKELVEEVVLDSDHPYWSGVRAELEEVRSASATDLRIHV
- a CDS encoding RidA family protein codes for the protein MKRTSINPTDWGLAILMDQGEVVEATTRSLRCSGQVSLHDDPEAEMGFAVTHPGDMRAQIEDALGHLDTLLDGAGMTRSNIVGLRFFTTDVETYLANYDVYAEWIAPAGIRPPQTILGVGQLAVLGLLIEIEMEAAA
- a CDS encoding NAD(P)H-binding protein, coding for MTTALIVGGYGAVGSALCRLLSEESNIDLVVGGRNGDRADELAAELGATSRVLDVRDPTAVASALDGVEIVVNCFVDTAEPGMTLPRAAVERGIVYMDMAAVPVAHIEQILALDKPARAHGAILVTTLGVNPGIPGVLALEAQNHFDRVESVDVYFTMGSKLGGLSPLSLRGVGAMMKTKPLQWREGEWRIPSPSGAKRHVGPPFDKTVYFGAAMITPDLMDLPRAIGAKRFAFWSGLEKTFQGLLFLLGIKLGRTKTQKRAERFLRRLRRAGRGPDTTNDISLELVVVGEKSGERRQWTVSMHCSEEYATAIAPVILCRQVARGLVSKKGAFFCHQAVAIDDFVAQLRAADLNYRAE
- a CDS encoding pirin; translated protein: MARILVQATLPHSRPETHEFERINGRFTLYMNAPPSVGLPYGSYPRLALAWLSTEAVRTRSREIELGPTFSSFMYKLGLTPITGKRGTTSRLRDQLHRLFSTTIRCSYSDGAEGHAAGVGYTIAHKHQLWWSPQNPEQRPLWNSAVVLSTEFCDELVAHAVPIDLRALRTLRGSPLALDIYAWLTYRMSYLRKPCLIPWEALQTQFGADYRRLRDFKRKFLRHLSDVLHIYPAARLFERPAGLVLRRSPTHLPRKG
- a CDS encoding pirin, whose translation is MERLSEVWGRPRARINSPGNTTEIRSTASSSTHSSRSARRLAAQALAIEAKEAREAGALGFMARMLVQATLPHRRLERMSFDRRNGRLRLSIYAHPDVGLPYGRYPRLLLIWVCSEAVKTRSPLLELGPTLSSFMYQLGLIPSGGNWGTIHRLRDQMRRLFASTIAYTYDDSAEGHWRDRGFRIAEDVKLWWNVRDLGQVATWRSTVELNRTFYDSIVGHPVPIDLRAIRVLRSPMALDIYCWLTHRNSYLRRKTLVPWDSLQLQFGARYSRTRAFRAAFLRHASKVLALYPDARIESREDGLLMRPAPSHVRR